A single region of the Labrus bergylta chromosome 10, fLabBer1.1, whole genome shotgun sequence genome encodes:
- the zcchc24 gene encoding zinc finger CCHC domain-containing protein 24 isoform X2, producing MSLLSAIDTSASVYQPAQLLNWVYLSLQDPHQTSAFDAFRPEPNSSHPDLNFSKTPAAADLSSSLNSNYLNNFFQLQRNEALNNNVYKNVSPYGSLNNIVDGLNSLTDHFSDLSLSSEPRKPNKRPPPNYLCHLCFNKGHYIKDCPQARPKGEGLTPYQGKKRCFGEYKCPKCKRKWMSGNSWANMGQECIKCHINVYPHKQTT from the exons ATGAGCTTGTTGTCTGCCATAGACACGAGTGCCTCCGTGTACCAGCCTGCCCAACTTCTCAACTGGGTCTATCTCTCCTTGCAAGACCCCCACCAGACCAGCGCTTTTGACGCGTTCAGACCCGAACCCAACTCTTCCCACCCGGATCTCAATTTCAGCAAGACTCCCGCAGCGGCGGACCTGAGCTCTTCCCTGAACTCCAACTATCTCAACAACTTCTTTCAGCTGCAGCGGAATGAG GCCTTAAACAACAACGTTTATAAGAATGTATCTCCCTATGGCTCCCTTAACAACATCGTGGATGGACTCAACTCCCTGACGGACCATTTCTCAGACCTTTCCCTTTCCTCAGAGCCCAGGAAACCCAACAAAAGACCCCCACCCAACTACCTGTGCCACCTGTGCTTCAACAAGGGCCATTACATCAAAGACTGCCCCCAG gcCAGACCCAAAGGTGAAGGGCTGACACCGTACCAAGGGAAGAAGAGATGTTTCGGAGAGTACAAGTGTCCCAAGTGTAAGAGGAAGTGGATGAGCGGCAACTCCTGGGCCAACATGGGACAAGAATGTATCAAATGCCACATAAACGTCTATCCACACAAACAG
- the anxa11a gene encoding annexin A11a isoform X1 yields the protein MSYPGYPPQAGGYPPQAGGYPPQQPGAYPPQPGAYPPQAGGYPQQPSGYPPQPGGYPPQAGGYPPQAGGYPPQAGGYPPQAGGYPPQAGGYPPQAGGYPQALPPGGWGGGPAGGYPSIGMDNLSNPGYNAGMANQTSAGMGGYPPNPSMFTQTPGGYQSSPQPSGYGAPFPNQQSFGLYPQPGGTMPQHQGPGMGYPGQPGQPMSGYPQGPSPNPPMAGYGAAPAPMPAYPKVPSPNPSMPAYGGGGAMPVAPAINRGFRGTIKDFPGADQLRDVEVLRKAMKGFGTDEQAIIDLLGSRSNRQRVPLLRAYKTSYGKDLIKDLHSELSGDFRTLVMATLKTPAELDAYELHSAIKGAGTDEACLIEILSSRSNAEIHEINRIYKQEYKKKLEDAITGDTSGHFRRLLVSLAQGNRDEREHVDISVAKQDAQSLYAAGENKLGTDESKFNAILCARSKSHLRAVFLEYQRMCGRDIEKSINREMSGDLESGMLAVVKCIKNTPAYFAERLYKAMKGAGTKDRTLIRIMVSRSEVDMLDIRQEYVKNYGKSLYTHISGDTSGDYKKLLLKFCGGSD from the exons ATGAGCTACCCTGGATACCCCCCTCAGGCAGGTGGATACCCCCCTCAGGCAGGCGGatacccccctcaacagcctgGTGCCTATCCACCTCAGCCTGGAGCTTACCCTCCTCAAGCAGGAGGCTACCCACAGCAGCCAAGTGGCTACCCCCCTCAACCTGGTGGCTATCCACCACAAGCTGGTGGCTATCCACCACAAGCTGGTGGCTATCCACCACAGGCAGGGGGCTATCCACCACAGGCAGGAGGCTATCCACCACAAGCAGGGGGCTACCCGCCACAGGCTGGGGGCTACCCGCAGGCACTACCACCAG GCGGCTGGGGAGGTGGCCCTGCTGGTGGATATCCCTCAATTGGTATGGACAATTTATCTAACCCTGGATACAATGCTGGCATG GCCAACCAGACCTCTGCAGGGATGGGGGGTTATCCCCCAAACCCATCCATGTTCACCCAAACCCCTGGGGGGTACCAATCCTCCCCTCAGCCTAGCGGGTATGGTGCCCCCTTCCCTAACCAACAGTCATTTGGCCTGTACCCACAGCCAGGAGGGACCATGCCTCAACACCAAGGCCCAGGGATGGGATACCCAGGTCAGCCTGGGCAGCCAATGTCCGGATACCCACAGGGACCATCACCCAATCCGCCCATGGCTGGTTATGGAGCAGCACCAGCTCCCATGCCAGCATACCCAAAAGTCCCTTCACCAAATCCATCCATGCCAGCctacggaggaggaggagccatgCCAGTGGCTCCAGCCATCAAT AGAGGATTCAGGGGAACGATCAAGGACTTTCCTGGAGCTGATCAACTCAGAGACGTGGAGGTTCTGCGGAAGGCCATGAAGGGCTTTG GAACTGATGAGCAAGCCATCATCGATTTACTGGGGAGTCGCTCCAACAGGCAGCGCGTGCCTTTGCTGCGCGCCTACAAAACCTCCTATGGAAAG GATCTGATTAAGGACCTGCATTCAGAACTGTCTGGAGACTTCAGGACCCTTGTGATGGCCACATTGAAGACTCCAGCTGAGTTGGATGCCTACGAGCTCCACAGTGCCATAAAG GGAGCCGGAACTGATGAAGCCTGCCTGATAGAGATCCTGTCCTCCCGCTCCAACGCGGAAATCCATGAGATAAACCGTATTTACAAACAAG aaTACAAGAAGAAACTGGAGGATGCCATTACTGGAGATACCTCAGGACACTTCCGCAGGCTCCTGGTCTCTCTTGCACAG GGCAATCGTGACGAACGAGAACATGTTGACATCTCTGTGGCTAAACAAGATGCTCAG AGCCTGTACGCTGCTGGAGAGAACAAGCTGGGAACAGATGAGTCCAAATTCAATGCAATCTTGTGTGCCAGGAGCAAATCCCACCTCAGAGCAG tgttCCTTGAGTACCAGCGTATGTGTGGCAGAGATATCGAGAAGAGCATCAACAGGGAGATGTCAGGAGACCTTGAGAGTGGCATGTTGGCAGTcg TGAAGTGTATTAAGAACACACCTGCCTACTTTGCTGAGAGACTCTACAAAGCCATGAAG GGAGCTGGAACCAAAGACAGAACTCTGATCCGTATC
- the anxa11a gene encoding annexin A11a isoform X2 has protein sequence MSYPGYPPQAGGYPPQAGGYPPQQPGAYPPQPGAYPPQAGGYPQQPSGYPPQPGGYPPQAGGYPPQAGGYPPQAGGYPPQAGGYPPQAGGYPPQAGGYPQALPPGGWGGGPAGGYPSIGMDNLSNPGYNAGMPGGTMPQHQGPGMGYPGQPGQPMSGYPQGPSPNPPMAGYGAAPAPMPAYPKVPSPNPSMPAYGGGGAMPVAPAINRGFRGTIKDFPGADQLRDVEVLRKAMKGFGTDEQAIIDLLGSRSNRQRVPLLRAYKTSYGKDLIKDLHSELSGDFRTLVMATLKTPAELDAYELHSAIKGAGTDEACLIEILSSRSNAEIHEINRIYKQEYKKKLEDAITGDTSGHFRRLLVSLAQGNRDEREHVDISVAKQDAQSLYAAGENKLGTDESKFNAILCARSKSHLRAVFLEYQRMCGRDIEKSINREMSGDLESGMLAVVKCIKNTPAYFAERLYKAMKGAGTKDRTLIRIMVSRSEVDMLDIRQEYVKNYGKSLYTHISGDTSGDYKKLLLKFCGGSD, from the exons ATGAGCTACCCTGGATACCCCCCTCAGGCAGGTGGATACCCCCCTCAGGCAGGCGGatacccccctcaacagcctgGTGCCTATCCACCTCAGCCTGGAGCTTACCCTCCTCAAGCAGGAGGCTACCCACAGCAGCCAAGTGGCTACCCCCCTCAACCTGGTGGCTATCCACCACAAGCTGGTGGCTATCCACCACAAGCTGGTGGCTATCCACCACAGGCAGGGGGCTATCCACCACAGGCAGGAGGCTATCCACCACAAGCAGGGGGCTACCCGCCACAGGCTGGGGGCTACCCGCAGGCACTACCACCAG GCGGCTGGGGAGGTGGCCCTGCTGGTGGATATCCCTCAATTGGTATGGACAATTTATCTAACCCTGGATACAATGCTGGCATG CCAGGAGGGACCATGCCTCAACACCAAGGCCCAGGGATGGGATACCCAGGTCAGCCTGGGCAGCCAATGTCCGGATACCCACAGGGACCATCACCCAATCCGCCCATGGCTGGTTATGGAGCAGCACCAGCTCCCATGCCAGCATACCCAAAAGTCCCTTCACCAAATCCATCCATGCCAGCctacggaggaggaggagccatgCCAGTGGCTCCAGCCATCAAT AGAGGATTCAGGGGAACGATCAAGGACTTTCCTGGAGCTGATCAACTCAGAGACGTGGAGGTTCTGCGGAAGGCCATGAAGGGCTTTG GAACTGATGAGCAAGCCATCATCGATTTACTGGGGAGTCGCTCCAACAGGCAGCGCGTGCCTTTGCTGCGCGCCTACAAAACCTCCTATGGAAAG GATCTGATTAAGGACCTGCATTCAGAACTGTCTGGAGACTTCAGGACCCTTGTGATGGCCACATTGAAGACTCCAGCTGAGTTGGATGCCTACGAGCTCCACAGTGCCATAAAG GGAGCCGGAACTGATGAAGCCTGCCTGATAGAGATCCTGTCCTCCCGCTCCAACGCGGAAATCCATGAGATAAACCGTATTTACAAACAAG aaTACAAGAAGAAACTGGAGGATGCCATTACTGGAGATACCTCAGGACACTTCCGCAGGCTCCTGGTCTCTCTTGCACAG GGCAATCGTGACGAACGAGAACATGTTGACATCTCTGTGGCTAAACAAGATGCTCAG AGCCTGTACGCTGCTGGAGAGAACAAGCTGGGAACAGATGAGTCCAAATTCAATGCAATCTTGTGTGCCAGGAGCAAATCCCACCTCAGAGCAG tgttCCTTGAGTACCAGCGTATGTGTGGCAGAGATATCGAGAAGAGCATCAACAGGGAGATGTCAGGAGACCTTGAGAGTGGCATGTTGGCAGTcg TGAAGTGTATTAAGAACACACCTGCCTACTTTGCTGAGAGACTCTACAAAGCCATGAAG GGAGCTGGAACCAAAGACAGAACTCTGATCCGTATC
- the zcchc24 gene encoding zinc finger CCHC domain-containing protein 24 isoform X1 translates to MSLLSAIDTSASVYQPAQLLNWVYLSLQDPHQTSAFDAFRPEPNSSHPDLNFSKTPAAADLSSSLNSNYLNNFFQLQRNEALNNNVYKNVSPYGSLNNIVDGLNSLTDHFSDLSLSSEPRKPNKRPPPNYLCHLCFNKGHYIKDCPQARPKGEGLTPYQGKKRCFGEYKCPKCKRKWMSGNSWANMGQECIKCHINVYPHKQRPLEKPDGLDVSDQSKEHPQHLCEKCKVLGYYCRRVQ, encoded by the exons ATGAGCTTGTTGTCTGCCATAGACACGAGTGCCTCCGTGTACCAGCCTGCCCAACTTCTCAACTGGGTCTATCTCTCCTTGCAAGACCCCCACCAGACCAGCGCTTTTGACGCGTTCAGACCCGAACCCAACTCTTCCCACCCGGATCTCAATTTCAGCAAGACTCCCGCAGCGGCGGACCTGAGCTCTTCCCTGAACTCCAACTATCTCAACAACTTCTTTCAGCTGCAGCGGAATGAG GCCTTAAACAACAACGTTTATAAGAATGTATCTCCCTATGGCTCCCTTAACAACATCGTGGATGGACTCAACTCCCTGACGGACCATTTCTCAGACCTTTCCCTTTCCTCAGAGCCCAGGAAACCCAACAAAAGACCCCCACCCAACTACCTGTGCCACCTGTGCTTCAACAAGGGCCATTACATCAAAGACTGCCCCCAG gcCAGACCCAAAGGTGAAGGGCTGACACCGTACCAAGGGAAGAAGAGATGTTTCGGAGAGTACAAGTGTCCCAAGTGTAAGAGGAAGTGGATGAGCGGCAACTCCTGGGCCAACATGGGACAAGAATGTATCAAATGCCACATAAACGTCTATCCACACAAACAG CGCCCTTTAGAGAAACCAGATGGCCTGGATGTTTCTGACCAGAGTAAGGAGCACCCGCAACACCTGTGCGAGAAATGTAAAGTCCTGGGCTACTACTGCCGCCGTGTGCAATAA